The following coding sequences are from one Streptomyces sp. NBC_01232 window:
- a CDS encoding DUF3040 domain-containing protein, protein MPLSEHEQRMLEQMERALYAEDPKFATALEGSGLRTYTRRRVYQAVAGIVVGIALLMTGVIIPNVLWISVVGFLVMLGCTVLVVTGWRKAPKPGEQPVSGSTGGSAHGRSRQRRSMMTRIEERWQRRRDEQGH, encoded by the coding sequence GTGCCGCTCTCGGAGCACGAGCAGCGAATGCTCGAGCAGATGGAGCGAGCGCTGTACGCCGAAGATCCCAAGTTCGCGACAGCGCTTGAGGGAAGCGGACTGCGTACGTACACCCGGCGACGGGTCTACCAGGCAGTCGCAGGCATTGTGGTGGGTATCGCGCTCCTCATGACCGGTGTGATCATTCCGAACGTGCTCTGGATCAGCGTGGTGGGGTTCCTCGTCATGCTGGGATGTACGGTCCTGGTGGTCACCGGTTGGCGCAAGGCACCCAAGCCTGGCGAGCAGCCCGTCTCCGGTAGTACTGGCGGTTCGGCCCACGGCCGCAGCCGGCAGCGTCGGTCGATGATGACCCGTATCGAGGAACGGTGGCAGCGCCGCCGTGACGAGCAGGGGCACTAG
- a CDS encoding beta-class carbonic anhydrase: protein MTFFVRSHARPQPAVTINVVPMTTSASLPAESASEASAGGSVTDRLVEANKRYAAQFSDPGMDARPVLQVAVVACMDARLDLHKALGLELGDCHTIRNAGGVVTDDTIRSLTISQRALGTRTVILIHHTGCGLENLTEDFRHELEDEVGQRPAWAVEAFRDVDQDVRQSMQRVRTNPFLPHKDDVRGFVFDVHTGLLREIDPSS, encoded by the coding sequence TTGACGTTCTTTGTCCGCTCTCACGCGAGGCCTCAACCAGCGGTGACCATTAACGTCGTACCCATGACGACTTCCGCATCCCTGCCTGCCGAGTCCGCGTCCGAGGCATCCGCCGGCGGATCCGTCACCGACCGACTGGTCGAGGCGAATAAGCGTTACGCCGCGCAGTTCTCCGATCCCGGCATGGACGCCCGGCCCGTTCTGCAGGTGGCCGTCGTGGCCTGCATGGACGCCCGCCTCGACCTGCACAAGGCCCTCGGCCTCGAACTCGGTGACTGCCACACGATCCGCAACGCGGGCGGTGTGGTCACCGACGACACCATCCGCTCCCTCACCATCAGCCAGCGGGCACTGGGCACCCGCACGGTGATACTCATCCACCACACCGGCTGCGGTCTGGAGAACCTGACCGAGGACTTCCGGCACGAGCTGGAGGACGAGGTCGGCCAGCGTCCCGCCTGGGCCGTCGAGGCCTTCCGGGACGTGGACCAGGACGTTCGCCAGTCCATGCAGCGGGTTCGCACCAACCCCTTCCTGCCCCACAAGGACGATGTGCGAGGCTTCGTCTTCGATGTGCACACCGGGCTCCTGCGGGAGATCGATCCCAGCTCTTGA
- a CDS encoding methyltransferase, which produces MSDTSRPRASLRTAVVWEVLKEALDRRVKATGRDVLDVLDTGGGTGKFAVPVARLGHRVTVVDPSPNALFGLERRVAEAGVADLVRGVQGDAQGLLDVVEQDAYDVVLCHGVLEYVDDPAEGVANTVAALRAGGTLSLLAAGLGGAVLARALAGHFTEARTALTDPAGRWGSGDPVPRRFTAEQLSELVGGAGLAVGAVHGVRIFADLVPGVLVDTEPGAVEALLRLEEAAAELPAFHAVATQLHVLGEKQA; this is translated from the coding sequence GTGTCGGACACTTCCCGCCCCCGTGCCTCCCTCCGCACCGCCGTGGTGTGGGAGGTCCTCAAGGAGGCACTCGACCGCCGGGTGAAGGCGACCGGGCGGGATGTGCTGGACGTGCTCGACACCGGCGGCGGCACCGGTAAGTTCGCCGTCCCGGTGGCCCGTCTGGGCCACCGGGTCACCGTCGTCGACCCCAGCCCGAACGCCCTGTTCGGGCTGGAGCGCCGGGTGGCCGAGGCCGGTGTCGCCGATCTGGTGCGCGGCGTCCAGGGCGACGCCCAGGGCCTGTTGGACGTCGTCGAGCAGGACGCGTACGACGTGGTGCTCTGCCACGGCGTGCTGGAGTACGTGGACGACCCGGCCGAGGGCGTGGCCAACACGGTGGCCGCGCTGCGCGCCGGCGGCACGCTCAGCCTGCTGGCCGCCGGCCTCGGCGGGGCCGTGCTCGCCCGCGCGCTCGCGGGGCACTTCACCGAGGCCCGGACCGCCCTCACCGACCCGGCCGGCCGCTGGGGCTCCGGCGACCCGGTACCGCGCCGCTTCACCGCCGAGCAGCTCTCCGAGCTGGTCGGCGGCGCCGGCCTCGCGGTGGGCGCGGTGCACGGCGTGCGGATCTTCGCCGACCTCGTGCCCGGGGTCCTGGTGGACACCGAGCCCGGCGCGGTGGAGGCGCTGCTGCGTCTGGAGGAGGCCGCGGCCGAGCTGCCCGCCTTCCACGCGGTAGCCACTCAGCTGCACGTCCTGGGCGAGAAGCAGGCCTGA
- a CDS encoding SAV_6107 family HEPN domain-containing protein, translating to MATPSPSPVHPVLRKSTAPPAALDLLAKAHSGLAEAARLTRPNERYATAHLAALRTAAAVLAARGRPEPVNPRRRPRIRSAWEVLPEIAPELTEWSALFASGAARRARAEAGIADAASGRDADDLVRAASMFLRLVERMLTVRTAPQQPSQSLPQPRPEHPDAG from the coding sequence ATGGCCACACCGTCCCCGTCCCCTGTCCACCCCGTCCTACGGAAGTCGACGGCCCCTCCGGCCGCCCTCGACCTGCTCGCCAAGGCCCACAGCGGCCTGGCCGAGGCCGCCCGGCTGACCCGCCCCAACGAGCGCTACGCCACCGCCCACCTCGCCGCACTGCGCACCGCCGCGGCCGTGCTGGCCGCGCGCGGCCGGCCCGAACCGGTGAACCCGCGGCGGCGGCCCCGGATCCGCAGCGCGTGGGAGGTGCTGCCGGAGATAGCGCCGGAGCTGACCGAGTGGAGCGCGCTCTTCGCCTCCGGCGCCGCCCGCCGGGCCAGGGCCGAGGCGGGGATAGCGGACGCGGCCAGTGGCCGGGACGCGGACGATCTGGTCCGCGCGGCCTCGATGTTCCTTCGCCTGGTCGAGCGGATGCTCACCGTCCGGACGGCGCCCCAGCAGCCGTCGCAGAGCCTGCCGCAACCACGTCCGGAGCATCCGGACGCGGGATGA
- a CDS encoding ATP-binding cassette domain-containing protein gives MDSPHGAAVKAEDFGLKGPRGWAFRGVGIDAEPGSLIAVEGPSGSGRTCLLLALTGRMKPTAGHAEVGGHRLPKKMAAVRRLAALGPVSGVNDLDQALTVAEQLREGALLQRHYGAPVRAMLRPRAERRAAAEARIASALAAAGLDLATLPKAGRTSVRDLERLESVRLSVAIALLGSPGLLALDDLDLKLSDSERAEAWALLRSVAARGITVLAVCSEAPADAVVLRTCPKDPDEAQGQDAPAVAEGDADAGSGTKNDTKNDSENDDTKGADDALAEAGRA, from the coding sequence GTGGACAGCCCGCACGGCGCGGCCGTCAAGGCCGAGGACTTCGGACTCAAGGGACCGCGCGGCTGGGCCTTCCGGGGAGTCGGCATCGACGCGGAGCCCGGCTCGCTCATCGCGGTCGAAGGCCCCTCCGGCAGCGGTCGGACCTGCCTGCTCCTCGCCCTCACCGGACGGATGAAGCCGACCGCTGGGCACGCCGAGGTCGGCGGCCACCGGCTGCCGAAGAAGATGGCGGCGGTCCGCCGCCTCGCGGCCCTCGGCCCCGTCTCCGGGGTCAACGACCTCGACCAGGCCCTCACCGTCGCGGAACAGCTGCGCGAGGGCGCTCTGCTCCAGCGCCACTACGGCGCTCCGGTCCGCGCGATGCTCCGGCCCCGGGCCGAGCGCCGCGCCGCCGCCGAGGCGCGGATCGCCTCCGCCCTGGCGGCCGCCGGACTGGACCTCGCCACGCTGCCGAAGGCCGGGCGGACCTCCGTACGGGACCTGGAACGGCTGGAGTCCGTACGCCTCTCCGTCGCCATCGCGCTGCTGGGCTCCCCGGGGCTGCTGGCACTCGACGACCTCGACCTCAAGCTGTCGGACAGCGAACGCGCCGAGGCCTGGGCCCTGCTCCGCTCGGTCGCCGCCCGCGGGATCACCGTCCTCGCGGTGTGCAGCGAGGCACCCGCCGACGCGGTCGTCCTGCGGACCTGCCCCAAGGACCCGGACGAGGCGCAGGGCCAGGACGCGCCCGCCGTCGCGGAGGGCGACGCCGACGCCGGGAGCGGCACGAAGAACGACACGAAGAACGACTCCGAGAACGACGACACGAAGGGGGCGGACGATGCGCTCGCCGAAGCTGGCCGCGCTTGA
- a CDS encoding transglutaminase family protein, translating to MSGRAKLTLFAALATLLTSWSLSPLVDSQAWLLQAGLLLIAQSAVGAAARRVPLARTLTVAAQVLVSLLLLAFLYAGKGESQGDGPLAYLVTDFGALFGQGVRDVGEFAIPAPLTDGIKLLLVSGVLLIGLLVDLLAVTVRTAAAAGLPLLALYSVAAGLSGGGDASWIAFLLAGCGYLMLLLSEGRDRLAQWGRVFGAAPRRGAADSGLAGATGGQATAPVKFGRRIGVVALGLALAVPAVLPSLGGGLLGGTQDGDESGSGPGGTITAVNPLVSLQSNLNAQDNRVILRYRTNNPQQGEQYLRILALDEFNGVKWEASGRALVDVPEQLPEPPGLSSQVRGTAAEVSTSIVAADNYTQRYLPMPYPATSVAIGGKWRFEPAGRTLVGDQLGRDKFQNVQGAEYTVRSLLLKPTAQQLQKAGVPDPAVREEYTKFPDNLPPVVAETARQVTQGAKDDYSRAVKLQDYFAVNGGFRYNTKTASGTGPQAVARFLADKEGFCVHFAFSMAAMSRSLGIPARVAVGFTPGEKQSDGSVTVSMRDAHAWPELYFQGVGWTRFEPTPRAGINIPEYSRPQAPAAQPSAPAPLPSQGAAQPSTGPTATPECPPALKKLGECGAAAPAQSGPHDDGPSVAAILGWVALAVAVLGLPLLPLLWRTRLRARRLATREVLTAWRELGDTAWDVGVVPDEALSPRRAASRIVELGRLEPEPAAAVHRVAGAVERALYAPPGAEVSYPELADDVLLARTGLLAAVDRLPRLRALLLPRSAARISWALAARWATASGAVSARATALRLRLPLRNRG from the coding sequence ATGAGCGGGCGCGCAAAACTGACGCTGTTCGCGGCACTGGCGACGCTGCTCACCTCGTGGTCGCTGAGCCCGCTGGTGGACTCGCAGGCCTGGCTGCTGCAGGCGGGGCTGCTGCTGATCGCGCAGAGCGCCGTGGGCGCCGCTGCCCGGCGGGTGCCGCTGGCCCGGACGCTGACGGTGGCCGCGCAGGTACTGGTGTCGCTGCTGCTGCTCGCGTTCCTCTACGCCGGCAAGGGCGAGTCCCAGGGGGACGGGCCGCTGGCCTACCTGGTCACGGACTTCGGCGCACTGTTCGGTCAGGGCGTCCGGGACGTGGGCGAGTTCGCGATCCCGGCTCCGCTGACGGACGGCATCAAGCTGCTGCTCGTCTCCGGCGTACTGCTCATCGGACTGCTGGTGGACCTGCTGGCGGTGACCGTACGCACGGCCGCCGCGGCCGGGCTGCCGCTGCTCGCGCTGTACTCGGTGGCCGCCGGCCTGTCGGGCGGCGGCGACGCCTCCTGGATCGCCTTCCTGCTGGCGGGCTGCGGCTACCTGATGCTGCTGCTGTCCGAGGGCCGGGACCGGCTCGCCCAGTGGGGCCGGGTCTTCGGCGCGGCCCCCCGCCGGGGCGCCGCCGACTCCGGTCTCGCCGGCGCGACGGGCGGTCAGGCGACGGCTCCCGTGAAGTTCGGCCGGCGGATCGGCGTGGTGGCCCTGGGCCTCGCGCTGGCGGTGCCGGCCGTACTGCCCTCGCTCGGCGGCGGGCTGCTGGGCGGCACGCAGGACGGCGACGAGAGCGGCAGCGGGCCGGGCGGGACGATCACGGCGGTCAACCCGCTGGTCTCCCTGCAGAGCAACCTGAACGCGCAGGACAACCGCGTGATCCTGCGCTACCGGACGAACAATCCGCAGCAGGGCGAGCAGTACCTGCGGATCCTGGCGCTGGACGAGTTCAACGGCGTCAAGTGGGAGGCCTCCGGGCGGGCCCTGGTCGACGTGCCGGAGCAGCTGCCGGAACCGCCGGGCCTCAGCTCCCAGGTCCGCGGCACCGCGGCGGAGGTCAGCACCAGCATCGTCGCGGCGGACAACTACACCCAGCGCTACCTGCCCATGCCGTACCCGGCGACATCGGTGGCCATCGGCGGAAAGTGGCGGTTCGAGCCGGCCGGCCGGACCCTGGTCGGCGACCAGCTGGGCAGGGACAAGTTCCAGAACGTCCAGGGCGCGGAGTACACGGTCCGCAGCCTGCTGCTGAAGCCGACGGCCCAGCAGCTGCAGAAGGCCGGGGTGCCCGACCCCGCGGTCCGGGAGGAATACACGAAGTTCCCGGACAACCTGCCGCCGGTGGTCGCCGAAACGGCCCGCCAGGTGACGCAGGGCGCGAAGGACGACTACTCGCGGGCCGTGAAGCTTCAGGACTACTTCGCCGTGAACGGCGGGTTCCGCTACAACACGAAGACAGCCTCGGGCACGGGTCCGCAGGCGGTCGCCCGGTTCCTCGCCGACAAGGAGGGCTTCTGCGTCCACTTCGCCTTCTCGATGGCGGCGATGTCCCGTTCCCTGGGCATTCCGGCCCGGGTCGCGGTGGGCTTCACCCCCGGTGAGAAGCAGTCGGACGGCAGCGTGACCGTGTCGATGCGCGACGCGCACGCCTGGCCCGAGCTGTATTTCCAGGGCGTGGGCTGGACCCGCTTCGAGCCGACGCCCCGCGCCGGCATCAACATCCCGGAGTACTCGCGGCCGCAGGCCCCGGCCGCCCAGCCGTCGGCGCCGGCTCCGCTGCCCTCGCAGGGTGCGGCCCAGCCGTCGACGGGGCCGACGGCGACCCCCGAGTGCCCGCCGGCGCTGAAGAAGCTCGGTGAGTGCGGTGCCGCTGCGCCCGCGCAGAGCGGTCCCCACGACGACGGGCCGTCGGTGGCGGCGATCCTCGGCTGGGTGGCGCTGGCCGTGGCGGTACTGGGCCTGCCCCTGCTCCCGCTGCTGTGGCGGACCCGGCTGCGGGCCCGGCGCCTGGCGACCCGGGAGGTCCTGACGGCCTGGCGGGAACTGGGCGACACGGCCTGGGACGTGGGCGTGGTCCCGGACGAGGCGCTGTCCCCGCGCCGGGCGGCGAGCCGGATCGTGGAGCTCGGCCGCCTGGAGCCGGAGCCCGCGGCGGCCGTGCACCGGGTCGCCGGTGCGGTGGAACGTGCCCTGTACGCGCCCCCGGGCGCGGAGGTCTCGTACCCGGAACTGGCGGACGACGTACTGCTGGCCCGTACCGGCCTGCTGGCGGCCGTGGACCGGCTGCCGCGACTGCGCGCCCTGCTTCTGCCGCGCTCGGCGGCCCGTATCTCCTGGGCCCTGGCCGCCCGCTGGGCGACGGCGTCGGGGGCAGTCTCGGCCCGGGCGACGGCCCTGCGCCTGCGCCTCCCCCTCCGCAACCGCGGCTGA
- a CDS encoding AAA family ATPase, with translation MTTYDDRASLADLTSTAERVRQSVESVIEGKPEVVRLALTVLLAEGHLLIEDVPGVGKTMLAKTLAKSIDCSVQRIQFTPDLLPSDITGVSIYDQQRREFEFKPGAIFAQIVIGDEINRASPKTQSALLESMEERQVTIDGTTYTLPSPFMVVATQNPVEMEGTYPLPEAQRDRFMARVSVGYPSPEAELQMLDVHGGVSPLDDLTSVAHSHEIVKLIEAVREVYVAAPVRRYVVDLVSATRSHPDLRLGASPRATLHLLRAVKASAALAGRDYVLPDDVQALAAPVLAHRLLPTAQAQLNRRSAEQVVAEILQRTPVPAAHARGEMPPGAGIRGF, from the coding sequence GTGACGACGTACGACGACCGAGCGAGCCTCGCGGATCTGACCAGCACGGCGGAGCGGGTGCGCCAGTCGGTCGAGAGCGTGATCGAGGGCAAGCCCGAGGTCGTCCGCCTCGCGCTGACGGTTCTGCTCGCCGAGGGGCACCTGCTGATCGAGGACGTGCCCGGCGTCGGCAAGACGATGCTCGCCAAGACGCTCGCCAAGTCCATCGACTGCTCGGTGCAGCGCATCCAGTTCACCCCGGACCTGCTGCCCTCCGACATCACCGGTGTCAGCATCTACGACCAGCAGCGCCGCGAGTTCGAGTTCAAGCCGGGCGCGATCTTCGCGCAGATCGTCATCGGTGACGAGATCAACCGCGCCTCGCCGAAGACCCAGTCCGCGCTGCTGGAGTCGATGGAGGAGCGCCAGGTCACCATCGACGGCACCACGTACACGCTGCCCAGCCCCTTCATGGTCGTCGCCACCCAGAACCCGGTGGAGATGGAGGGCACGTACCCGCTGCCCGAGGCCCAGCGCGACCGCTTCATGGCCCGGGTCTCCGTCGGCTACCCCAGCCCCGAGGCCGAGCTCCAGATGCTCGACGTGCACGGCGGGGTCTCCCCGCTCGACGACCTGACGTCCGTCGCGCACTCCCACGAGATCGTCAAGCTCATCGAGGCGGTCCGCGAGGTGTACGTGGCCGCGCCCGTCCGGCGCTACGTCGTGGACCTGGTCTCCGCCACCCGCAGCCACCCCGACCTGCGGCTCGGCGCCTCCCCCCGGGCCACCCTGCACCTGCTGCGCGCCGTGAAGGCCTCCGCCGCGCTGGCCGGCCGGGACTACGTCCTGCCCGACGACGTCCAGGCCCTGGCCGCCCCGGTCCTCGCGCACCGGCTGCTGCCCACCGCGCAGGCCCAGCTGAACCGCCGCAGCGCCGAGCAGGTCGTCGCCGAGATCCTGCAGCGCACCCCCGTCCCGGCCGCGCACGCCCGCGGCGAGATGCCGCCCGGCGCGGGCATCCGGGGCTTCTGA
- a CDS encoding DUF58 domain-containing protein has product MSTGAPRGAGGPGDGGGLRASLSGLTTRGRSFLAAGIAAAACAYVLGQGELLRVGILLALLPLICVYALHRTRYRVSGSRRLSPARVPAGAEARVQLRMDNVSRLPTGLLMLQDRVPYVLGPRPRFVLDRVEPGGRREVSYRVRSDLRGRYPLGPLQLRLSDPFGLVELTRSFSTYDTLTVIPRTEPLPPVRLAGESNGYGDGSRRSLALAGDDDVIPRGYRRGDDLRRVHWRSTARYGELMVRREEQPQRSRATVLLDTRRLGFDGAGPDSAFEWAVSAAASSLLHVLEQGFSARLLTDTGNSVPGEGGGGFSSGGQESAEAAGLMMDTLAVIGHSDGAGLSRAYDAVRGGGADGFGGGGGDGLLIAFFGDLDDVQTELAARMRQRASGAVAFVLDSVSWGGQPAPGHAVPPLEERLRRLRDAGWTALAAPPGVPFGELWRRAGSARAGTGTSGGRE; this is encoded by the coding sequence ATGAGCACCGGTGCCCCGCGCGGCGCCGGTGGCCCGGGGGACGGCGGCGGACTGCGCGCATCGCTGTCCGGGCTGACCACCCGCGGCCGCTCCTTCCTGGCCGCCGGGATAGCCGCCGCGGCGTGCGCGTACGTCCTGGGCCAGGGCGAACTGCTGCGGGTCGGCATCCTGCTCGCCCTCCTGCCGCTGATCTGCGTCTACGCCCTGCACCGGACCCGCTACCGGGTCTCCGGCAGCCGCCGGCTCAGCCCGGCGCGGGTCCCCGCGGGCGCCGAGGCCCGCGTACAGCTGCGCATGGACAACGTCTCCCGGCTGCCCACCGGTCTGCTGATGCTCCAGGACCGGGTGCCCTACGTCCTGGGCCCGCGCCCGCGCTTCGTACTGGACCGGGTCGAGCCCGGCGGACGCCGCGAGGTGTCCTACCGCGTCCGCTCCGACCTGCGCGGCCGCTACCCGCTCGGACCGCTCCAGCTGCGCCTCTCCGACCCCTTCGGGCTGGTCGAGCTGACGCGCTCCTTCAGCACCTACGACACCCTCACCGTCATCCCGCGCACCGAGCCCCTGCCGCCGGTCCGCCTGGCCGGCGAGTCCAACGGCTACGGCGACGGCAGCCGCCGCTCCCTGGCCCTGGCCGGCGACGACGACGTGATCCCGCGCGGCTACCGGCGCGGCGACGACCTGCGCCGCGTGCACTGGCGCTCCACCGCCCGCTACGGCGAGCTGATGGTCCGCCGCGAGGAACAGCCGCAGCGCAGCCGCGCCACCGTCCTGCTGGACACCCGGCGCCTGGGCTTCGACGGCGCCGGCCCCGACTCCGCCTTCGAGTGGGCCGTCTCGGCAGCCGCCTCCAGCCTCCTGCACGTCCTGGAGCAGGGCTTCTCCGCACGGCTGCTCACCGACACCGGCAACTCGGTGCCCGGTGAGGGCGGTGGCGGCTTCTCCTCCGGCGGGCAGGAGTCCGCGGAGGCCGCCGGGCTGATGATGGACACCCTCGCGGTCATCGGGCACTCCGACGGCGCCGGGCTCTCCCGCGCCTACGACGCGGTGCGCGGCGGCGGCGCCGACGGCTTCGGCGGAGGCGGCGGCGACGGGCTCCTCATCGCCTTCTTCGGCGACCTGGACGACGTACAGACAGAACTGGCGGCCAGGATGCGCCAGCGCGCCTCGGGCGCGGTGGCCTTCGTACTGGACTCCGTGAGCTGGGGCGGACAGCCCGCCCCCGGCCATGCCGTGCCCCCGCTGGAGGAACGGCTGCGCAGGCTGCGCGACGCGGGCTGGACGGCACTGGCCGCCCCGCCCGGAGTGCCCTTCGGCGAGCTGTGGCGCCGGGCCGGGAGCGCTCGCGCAGGTACGGGAACCTCCGGAGGTCGGGAATGA
- a CDS encoding TetR/AcrR family transcriptional regulator: MESSSTGTGTGGGRRAATRQKLYEAAVTLIAEKGFSATTVDEIAERAGVAKGTVYYNFASKNDLFEELLRHGVGLLTASLRTAAEETEARGGSRVEALDAMIRAGLVFIDRYPAFTQLYVAELWRTNRAWQSTLMVVRQEAVAVVEKVLREGVERGELSAEIDVPLTAAAMVGMVLVAALDWQSFQSERSLDDVHSALSLLLRGRVSGNR, encoded by the coding sequence ATGGAAAGCAGCAGCACCGGTACGGGTACCGGCGGGGGCCGTCGTGCGGCCACCCGGCAGAAGCTCTACGAAGCGGCCGTGACCCTCATCGCCGAGAAGGGGTTCTCCGCGACCACGGTCGATGAGATCGCCGAGCGGGCGGGCGTCGCCAAGGGCACCGTCTACTACAACTTCGCGAGCAAGAACGACCTCTTCGAAGAGCTGCTGCGGCACGGCGTCGGCCTGCTGACGGCCTCGCTGAGGACGGCGGCCGAGGAGACGGAGGCCCGCGGCGGCAGCCGCGTCGAGGCGCTCGACGCGATGATCCGCGCCGGGCTCGTCTTCATCGACCGCTACCCCGCCTTCACCCAGCTGTACGTCGCCGAGCTGTGGCGCACCAACCGGGCCTGGCAGTCCACGCTGATGGTGGTCCGGCAGGAGGCCGTGGCCGTCGTGGAGAAGGTGCTGCGCGAGGGCGTCGAGCGCGGTGAGCTGAGCGCCGAGATCGATGTGCCGCTGACGGCCGCCGCGATGGTCGGGATGGTGCTGGTGGCCGCCCTGGACTGGCAGTCCTTCCAGAGCGAACGGTCCCTGGACGACGTGCACTCGGCGCTGTCGCTGCTCCTGCGGGGCCGGGTCAGCGGCAACCGCTGA
- a CDS encoding YhgE/Pip domain-containing protein, producing MRSPKLAALELKRFGRGKLPRAALVALLLLPLLYGALYLWSFWDPYSRLDKVPVAIVNADKGATVGGESFDAGAEIAKKLHDSKKSFEWHDVSAKEAAEGLENGTYYLTLTMPADFSAKIASSSGDDPTTGALQVRTNDANNYIVGSISRTVFAEVRSAASTNASRKFLDRIFVNFSDLHDKTSEAADGADKLKDGAGKAQEGAKELADGLDTAQEKSGELNSGLQKLNTAAGKLETGSKDVADGTQALADKVNGAADKARPFVKDPKNLADTAELVADSAKVVNNHLGTFAEKAPAAAAAAKKAATGADAYYTKHCVTPGGEPHLASCPDLKKVRDSAAEAAELSGDVNALVKNANGDVAKLRTQLTDLEKKARELVVKAPQLAGDLDAAVAKVNALNSGAHKVSTGMAQLHTGLGTATTGSGALSDGVGKLGDGAHRLDGGMYKLVDGTGELAGGLHDGAGKIPDYDQQQRDERTEAMADPVQLANQSLHKAPNYGTGFAPYFIPLSLWVGAMVAYMLIAPMNRRALAAGASPWRVALAGWLPVAGLGTAQVVLLMSVLHWAPGLGLKMAHPALTIGFLILVTGCFAAIVQWLNAKFGAAGRILVLAVLMLQLTSAGGTYPVQTSPDFFNWIHPYLPMSYIVESLRRLITGGGLGPVWQGSAVLLAFTVGALALTALAARGKQVWTMDRLHPELSL from the coding sequence ATGCGCTCGCCGAAGCTGGCCGCGCTTGAGCTGAAGCGGTTCGGGCGGGGGAAGCTGCCCCGGGCCGCTCTCGTCGCGCTGCTCCTGCTGCCGCTGCTCTACGGAGCCCTGTACCTGTGGTCCTTCTGGGACCCGTACAGCCGCCTCGACAAGGTGCCCGTCGCCATCGTCAACGCCGACAAGGGCGCGACGGTCGGCGGGGAGAGCTTCGACGCCGGCGCCGAGATCGCCAAGAAGCTGCATGACAGCAAGAAGTCCTTCGAGTGGCACGACGTGAGCGCGAAGGAGGCGGCCGAGGGTCTGGAGAACGGTACGTACTACCTGACCCTGACCATGCCCGCCGACTTCAGCGCGAAGATCGCCTCCAGCTCGGGCGACGACCCCACCACCGGGGCCCTCCAGGTCCGTACGAACGATGCCAACAACTACATCGTCGGCTCGATCTCGCGCACCGTCTTCGCCGAGGTCCGCTCGGCGGCGTCCACCAATGCCTCCCGCAAGTTCCTCGACAGGATCTTCGTCAACTTCTCCGACCTGCACGACAAGACCTCCGAGGCGGCCGACGGCGCCGACAAGCTCAAGGACGGCGCGGGCAAGGCCCAGGAAGGCGCCAAGGAGCTCGCCGACGGCCTCGACACGGCGCAGGAGAAGTCCGGCGAACTCAACAGCGGTCTGCAGAAGCTGAACACGGCGGCCGGCAAGCTGGAGACCGGCTCCAAGGACGTCGCGGACGGTACCCAGGCGCTGGCCGACAAGGTCAACGGGGCCGCGGACAAGGCCCGTCCCTTCGTCAAGGACCCCAAGAACCTGGCGGACACCGCCGAACTCGTCGCCGACAGCGCCAAGGTGGTCAACAACCACCTCGGCACCTTCGCGGAGAAGGCCCCGGCCGCCGCGGCCGCCGCGAAGAAGGCCGCGACCGGGGCGGACGCCTACTACACCAAGCACTGCGTGACCCCCGGCGGCGAACCGCACCTGGCCTCCTGCCCCGACCTGAAGAAGGTCAGGGACAGCGCGGCCGAGGCCGCCGAGCTCAGCGGGGACGTCAACGCCCTGGTCAAGAACGCGAACGGGGACGTCGCGAAGCTCCGCACCCAGCTCACCGACCTGGAGAAGAAGGCCCGCGAGCTCGTCGTCAAGGCTCCCCAGCTCGCGGGCGACCTCGACGCGGCCGTCGCCAAGGTCAACGCCCTCAACAGCGGAGCCCACAAGGTCTCCACCGGCATGGCCCAGCTGCACACCGGCCTCGGCACCGCCACCACCGGCTCCGGTGCCCTCTCCGACGGCGTCGGCAAGCTCGGCGACGGCGCCCACCGCCTCGACGGCGGCATGTACAAGCTCGTCGACGGCACCGGCGAACTCGCCGGCGGCCTGCACGACGGCGCCGGCAAGATCCCCGACTACGACCAGCAGCAGCGCGACGAGCGCACCGAGGCCATGGCCGACCCGGTCCAGCTCGCCAACCAGTCCCTGCACAAGGCGCCCAACTACGGCACCGGCTTCGCCCCCTACTTCATCCCGCTCTCCCTCTGGGTCGGCGCGATGGTCGCCTACATGCTGATCGCCCCGATGAACCGGCGGGCCCTGGCCGCCGGCGCCTCGCCCTGGCGGGTCGCCCTCGCAGGCTGGCTGCCCGTGGCGGGCCTCGGCACGGCGCAGGTGGTCCTGCTGATGTCCGTACTCCACTGGGCGCCCGGCCTCGGCCTGAAGATGGCCCACCCGGCCCTCACCATCGGCTTCCTGATCCTGGTCACCGGCTGCTTCGCGGCGATCGTCCAGTGGCTCAACGCCAAGTTCGGCGCCGCCGGCCGCATCCTGGTGCTCGCCGTCCTGATGCTCCAGCTGACCTCGGCGGGCGGCACGTATCCCGTCCAGACCAGTCCGGACTTCTTCAACTGGATCCACCCGTACCTGCCGATGTCGTACATCGTCGAGAGCCTGCGCCGCCTCATCACCGGCGGCGGCCTCGGCCCGGTCTGGCAGGGGAGCGCGGTCCTGCTCGCCTTCACCGTCGGTGCCCTCGCCCTCACCGCGCTCGCAGCCCGCGGCAAGCAGGTGTGGACCATGGACCGACTGCACCCCGAACTGAGCCTGTAG